From a single Anaerolineae bacterium genomic region:
- a CDS encoding NAD+ synthase, whose protein sequence is MKIAIAQINPIIGDFNHNFNKIMNFADRAKQLSCDLIVFPELVITGYPPRDLLEKKDFVEANLKCLDKLIKSIHGIGVICGFVDKNPDKEGKALYNSAALFENSVLLHQVKKRLLPNYDVFDDGRYFEPGLSCESYLYKGRRIGLTICEDIWNDRDIIKKRIYHSDPVSLLIKDGADLIINISASPFYVGKNELTIDTLSSIAGKYGVPLIYANQVGGNDGILFNGLSAAFDQYGNIKARACDFEEDIIVFDTEPAKAFKENIHSISGSDTESILKALIMGTRDYATKCGFSKVVLGLSGGIDSALTAYIATKAMGPDNVLAVSMPSIYTSRENINDSEKLAKNLEIELKEISIENIFREFAMLVSPSFKESRPTVAQQNIQARIRGTILMAFSNMHGSLLLSTGNKSELSVGYCTLYGDMNGGLAVIGDVPKTIVYDIACFINSEKEYIPQSIIERTPSAELKPDQTDQDDLPPYEILDSVLNGYIKELKGIDELVDMGFERSLVEDVVHRVDQNEYKRRQAAPALKVTSKAFGDGRRYPLAKKMNIEL, encoded by the coding sequence ATGAAAATAGCTATAGCTCAAATAAATCCGATAATCGGCGACTTTAATCATAATTTTAACAAAATTATGAATTTCGCAGACAGGGCAAAACAGCTTTCGTGCGATCTGATTGTTTTTCCTGAACTTGTTATCACAGGATATCCGCCGCGCGATCTTCTTGAAAAAAAGGATTTTGTTGAAGCAAATCTTAAATGTTTAGACAAACTTATAAAGTCCATACATGGGATCGGAGTAATATGCGGATTTGTTGATAAAAATCCTGATAAGGAGGGAAAGGCCCTTTACAACTCGGCAGCTCTGTTTGAAAACAGCGTTTTGCTGCATCAGGTTAAAAAAAGGCTTCTTCCAAATTATGACGTGTTTGATGACGGCAGATATTTTGAACCAGGCTTATCATGCGAATCCTATTTATACAAAGGCCGCAGAATAGGGCTTACTATCTGTGAGGATATCTGGAATGACAGGGATATAATAAAGAAAAGAATCTATCATTCAGACCCTGTATCATTGCTGATAAAGGATGGGGCCGACCTTATCATAAATATATCCGCATCCCCTTTTTATGTTGGGAAAAATGAGTTAACGATAGATACGCTGAGCTCTATAGCCGGAAAATATGGTGTTCCTTTAATATATGCGAACCAGGTGGGCGGAAACGACGGTATCCTTTTTAATGGTTTGAGCGCTGCTTTTGATCAATACGGAAATATAAAGGCCAGAGCCTGTGATTTTGAGGAGGACATTATTGTCTTTGATACTGAACCTGCAAAAGCCTTTAAGGAAAACATCCACAGCATATCCGGCTCAGACACTGAAAGCATTTTAAAGGCCCTTATCATGGGGACGCGAGACTATGCAACAAAGTGCGGCTTTTCAAAGGTTGTTTTAGGGCTCAGCGGGGGCATTGATTCAGCACTGACCGCATACATTGCGACAAAGGCTATGGGGCCTGATAATGTGCTGGCTGTATCTATGCCGTCAATATATACTTCCCGGGAAAACATAAATGATTCTGAAAAACTTGCGAAAAATCTTGAAATTGAGCTGAAAGAGATTTCGATTGAAAATATATTCAGAGAATTTGCGATGCTTGTTTCACCCTCTTTTAAGGAAAGCAGGCCGACTGTTGCGCAGCAGAATATACAGGCAAGAATCAGGGGAACCATTCTCATGGCTTTTTCCAACATGCATGGCAGCCTTCTTCTTTCCACAGGGAACAAATCCGAGCTCAGCGTCGGTTATTGCACGCTTTATGGTGATATGAACGGAGGGCTGGCAGTGATTGGAGATGTTCCCAAAACAATTGTTTATGATATTGCCTGTTTTATAAACTCTGAAAAGGAGTATATCCCGCAAAGTATAATTGAAAGAACTCCTTCGGCTGAACTTAAACCCGATCAAACAGATCAGGATGATCTGCCGCCATATGAAATACTGGACAGCGTATTAAATGGATATATCAAGGAGCTCAAGGGAATAGACGAACTGGTTGACATGGGATTTGAAAGAAGCCTTGTAGAGGACGTTGTTCACAGGGTCGATCAAAACGAATACAAGAGACGCCAGGCAGCGCCGGCTCTTAAGGTTACATCAAAGGCCTTTGGTGATGGCAGGAGATATCCCCTGGCGAAAAAAATGAACATCGAACTTTGA
- a CDS encoding DUF2442 domain-containing protein, whose amino-acid sequence MNPEINKMEIVEPTAIKAWKEGRTIYIELTDSRIIGFPADRFKLLSKATDGQLKEVKIRLNGFASRWESLDEDITVPGIIAGNFQLPLQVAS is encoded by the coding sequence ATGAATCCCGAGATAAATAAAATGGAAATTGTAGAACCTACCGCAATTAAGGCCTGGAAGGAAGGCAGAACGATTTACATCGAATTAACAGATAGTCGCATTATTGGATTTCCGGCAGATCGCTTTAAACTTCTATCAAAAGCTACAGATGGTCAGCTCAAAGAAGTCAAAATAAGGTTGAATGGATTTGCATCGCGCTGGGAATCACTTGATGAAGACATTACAGTGCCAGGGATTATTGCAGGCAATTTCCAATTACCCCTTCAAGTGGCATCATAA
- a CDS encoding DUF4160 domain-containing protein, translating to MPTVMKIGSFRFHFYSDEGNESPHIHVETPDGECKFWLQPIRLARNKGVPPLTIRKT from the coding sequence ATGCCGACGGTCATGAAAATAGGTTCCTTCAGGTTCCATTTCTATTCAGATGAAGGAAACGAATCACCACATATTCATGTCGAAACTCCTGATGGTGAGTGTAAGTTTTGGCTTCAACCAATTAGATTGGCAAGAAATAAAGGTGTGCCACCATTGACCATCAGAAAAACATAA
- the glmS gene encoding glutamine--fructose-6-phosphate transaminase (isomerizing), with translation MCGIFGYNGIEQDGVKKILEGIHRLEHRGYDSMGIAFLTGDKVECFKVAEDEKAGFDIKDLAKKIPDKKVICNIGIGHTRWATYGGKTVKNAHPHFSNGLFIVHNGNVENFETLKKEIDTHTLYSETDSEVIVKLIDKIYQETGDLVKSIEKVMRMLVGANAILLMSKNHPDQLFAANKGGTILLGKSDSGVIIASDPAAFEGNHIIKKRNLGTNEVAVIHSDSWDIIAKEVVAIEKDYFQDIGKNGCDFYMEKEIFEQGAVLQGTMSGRLIPDKGNTRLGGINEIARELRNVETFHFVGCGTAYNACSYAALLFNRFGIASRAWIASEFCYSHPVFGPNDAFFFISQSGETADTIEVLEEIQIKGNICLGIVNVPDSKIARLTEAGVYIRAGKEKGVASTKAFTAQLVTIVLLAIYLARQRKMTIDTGMGIIEELMLIPEKIEKVLKQKNKIKRLAKKYKEFKNYYFLGRYFNSVVAQEGSLKLKEISYMHAESYPLGEMKHGPLALIDPSFCSVVIIPNDSVHSKGVVNVREIKGRNGVVIAVVTEGNSFELADDIIEIPEIRPRYEYLYPIIAAIPLQLFSYYMALELNCNPDKPRNLAKTVTVG, from the coding sequence ATGTGCGGAATTTTTGGATATAATGGCATAGAACAGGACGGGGTGAAAAAAATATTGGAAGGTATCCACAGGCTTGAACATCGCGGATATGATTCTATGGGCATAGCATTTTTAACCGGTGATAAGGTTGAGTGTTTTAAAGTAGCTGAAGATGAAAAGGCTGGTTTTGATATAAAAGATCTGGCTAAAAAAATCCCCGACAAAAAAGTGATTTGCAACATTGGAATTGGCCACACCAGATGGGCGACTTATGGCGGAAAGACTGTAAAAAATGCTCATCCGCATTTTAGTAATGGTTTGTTTATTGTTCATAATGGTAATGTTGAAAATTTTGAGACATTAAAAAAAGAAATAGACACCCACACGCTTTATTCAGAAACTGATTCTGAAGTTATTGTTAAGCTGATCGATAAGATATATCAGGAAACCGGCGACTTAGTGAAGTCGATCGAGAAGGTTATGAGGATGCTTGTTGGGGCTAATGCAATACTTCTTATGAGTAAAAATCATCCGGATCAATTGTTTGCGGCTAATAAAGGGGGAACAATACTTTTGGGGAAATCTGATTCCGGAGTTATTATTGCTTCCGATCCAGCAGCGTTTGAAGGCAACCATATTATTAAGAAAAGAAACCTTGGGACAAATGAAGTAGCAGTTATACATTCAGATTCCTGGGATATCATCGCCAAAGAAGTTGTTGCTATTGAGAAGGATTATTTTCAGGACATTGGTAAAAATGGCTGTGATTTTTATATGGAAAAAGAAATATTTGAGCAAGGCGCAGTATTGCAGGGAACAATGAGCGGACGTTTGATTCCTGACAAAGGCAATACTCGCCTTGGGGGCATAAATGAAATAGCAAGGGAACTAAGAAATGTGGAAACATTTCATTTTGTTGGGTGTGGCACAGCCTATAATGCCTGCTCATACGCCGCGTTGCTTTTTAATCGTTTTGGCATAGCATCCCGCGCCTGGATCGCTTCTGAATTTTGTTATTCTCATCCGGTATTTGGCCCGAATGATGCTTTTTTCTTTATTTCTCAATCCGGAGAAACAGCAGATACCATTGAAGTGCTTGAGGAAATACAAATAAAGGGAAATATCTGCCTTGGTATAGTAAACGTTCCGGACAGCAAAATTGCTCGCTTAACTGAGGCTGGCGTTTATATCAGGGCAGGCAAAGAAAAAGGCGTTGCTTCAACAAAAGCATTTACAGCTCAGTTGGTTACCATAGTGCTGCTGGCAATATATTTGGCCCGGCAAAGAAAGATGACGATAGATACGGGCATGGGAATTATTGAAGAACTTATGCTTATCCCGGAAAAAATCGAAAAAGTTCTTAAACAGAAAAATAAAATAAAGCGGTTGGCGAAGAAATATAAAGAGTTTAAAAATTATTATTTTTTAGGTCGATATTTTAATTCAGTTGTAGCTCAGGAAGGAAGCCTTAAGCTTAAAGAAATTTCTTATATGCATGCTGAAAGCTATCCCCTGGGAGAGATGAAACATGGCCCCCTGGCTTTAATTGACCCTTCCTTTTGCAGTGTTGTCATCATTCCCAATGATTCCGTACATTCAAAAGGGGTGGTTAATGTTCGAGAAATAAAGGGAAGGAACGGTGTTGTTATAGCAGTTGTTACGGAAGGCAATAGTTTTGAATTAGCAGATGATATTATTGAGATTCCTGAGATTAGACCAAGGTATGAATATTTATATCCAATAATAGCCGCAATTCCTTTGCAGCTATTTTCTTATTACATGGCATTAGAGTTAAATTGCAATCCTGATAAACCAAGAAATTTAGCAAAAACTGTGACAGTTGGATAA
- the miaA gene encoding tRNA (adenosine(37)-N6)-dimethylallyltransferase MiaA — protein sequence MNTNKPKPKVIVICGPTGVGKTSAALEIAGKFNGEIINADSMQIYRYMDIGTAKPTPDEQARVKHHMIDIIDPDEPFDAAMYAKMARETIIKLDRQDIVSFVAGGTGFYVKALLHGLFTGPVKGGDVNVRERMKGEAAVHGAAFLHKRLSKCDPTAAENIHPNDAYRIIRALEVYEITGKSISECHEEHRFADEPFKVLTIGLNMSREILYDRINSRVDAMIDAGLVDEVKWLLDKGYSENLKSMQSIGYRHITDYIKGRLSWDEALSTLKRDTRRYAKRQMTWFKADSRVAWKKPEQLEDIIRLVKKFLSATRYCFSLL from the coding sequence GTGAACACTAACAAACCAAAACCAAAGGTGATTGTAATTTGCGGTCCCACCGGGGTCGGCAAGACATCTGCGGCCCTTGAAATCGCCGGAAAATTTAATGGCGAGATTATAAACGCGGACTCAATGCAGATATACAGATATATGGATATAGGCACGGCAAAGCCGACCCCTGATGAACAGGCCCGTGTTAAACACCATATGATCGATATTATTGATCCTGACGAACCCTTTGATGCAGCCATGTATGCAAAGATGGCGCGTGAAACTATCATTAAACTTGACAGGCAGGATATTGTTTCATTTGTTGCGGGAGGTACTGGATTTTATGTCAAGGCGCTATTACATGGCCTGTTTACAGGTCCAGTAAAAGGCGGGGATGTAAATGTCCGTGAGCGCATGAAAGGGGAGGCGGCGGTCCATGGCGCAGCTTTTCTTCACAAGCGGCTGAGCAAATGCGATCCAACAGCGGCCGAAAATATACACCCTAATGATGCATACAGGATAATAAGGGCTCTGGAGGTATATGAGATAACCGGAAAGAGCATATCAGAATGCCATGAAGAGCACAGGTTTGCGGATGAGCCATTTAAAGTTTTGACCATTGGTTTGAATATGAGCAGAGAAATCCTGTATGATCGCATTAACTCCAGAGTTGACGCAATGATTGACGCAGGACTTGTAGATGAGGTTAAGTGGCTTCTTGACAAGGGCTATTCGGAAAACCTCAAGTCTATGCAGTCGATCGGCTATCGCCATATTACCGATTATATAAAGGGTCGTCTTTCATGGGATGAGGCATTGTCGACCCTTAAGCGGGACACAAGAAGATATGCAAAACGTCAAATGACCTGGTTTAAGGCTGATTCAAGGGTTGCATGGAAAAAGCCCGAGCAGTTGGAAGATATTATCCGTCTGGTAAAGAAGTTTCTGTCCGCAACACGATATTGTTTTAGTCTATTATAG
- a CDS encoding 4Fe-4S dicluster domain-containing protein, with translation MVFNVLLYTSLFVFIFGLIYRISTWFSWKIGISSGDIGKSERLAAAFKGMLGVIFSAKILILIKVFILDVVFQKRILKEDFLRWAMHMLIYTGFMLLLLMHALDEHITASLFSEYYSTLNPFLFLRNFFGIMVIAGLAIAIYRRFILKVPRLKTNSMDYYAIIILVVIMISGFFLEATKITSISDFERMVNEFSDVDEEKDLIALESLWVHEFGTVSPDLKEPFEQKLLEHGREIHETNCASCHSSPKWAAAGYALANILNPIALSLDRAKGPNILWYIHILVCFFGLAYLPFSKMFHIIAGPISLLTNAVMEKESSHPANIATRQVMELDACTHCGTCSLGCSAATAFDALGNENILPSEKMVSLKSLIAGQKLSSEKMKAVQEGICLCTNCDRCTVVCPVGINLKELWLNVREDLIQKGYPEPLLLSPFSFARGLNRYDIPADKYYKPVEAAKQAVAGKFDSLIKQSPLVLNGGGIKEFNQLSKDNTFAYCFSCRNCTSICPVVCSFDKPEEALGLLPHQIMRCLGLGLVEMASGASMIWNCSTCYQCQEHCPQNVNVTDLFFQLKNIAVKNVKKASNEKELSQRHET, from the coding sequence ATGGTATTTAATGTTTTACTTTATACATCCCTGTTTGTCTTCATCTTCGGCCTTATCTACAGGATTAGCACCTGGTTCTCCTGGAAAATCGGCATTTCATCCGGAGATATCGGCAAGTCCGAAAGACTGGCTGCGGCTTTTAAAGGTATGCTGGGAGTTATTTTCAGCGCAAAAATCCTTATCCTTATTAAGGTATTTATCCTTGATGTGGTGTTTCAAAAAAGGATTCTCAAAGAGGATTTTCTCCGCTGGGCCATGCATATGCTCATATACACAGGTTTTATGTTATTACTGCTCATGCATGCGCTTGACGAGCATATAACCGCCTCTCTGTTCAGTGAATATTACTCCACATTAAATCCATTTCTTTTTCTGCGAAATTTTTTTGGCATCATGGTAATTGCAGGGCTTGCGATCGCCATATACCGGCGCTTTATCCTGAAGGTACCTCGCCTGAAGACAAACAGCATGGATTATTATGCCATAATTATTCTTGTCGTTATTATGATTTCCGGTTTTTTTCTTGAAGCAACAAAAATCACATCTATCTCTGATTTTGAAAGAATGGTAAATGAGTTCTCAGATGTGGATGAAGAAAAGGATCTCATAGCGCTTGAAAGTCTGTGGGTCCATGAATTTGGAACTGTTTCTCCGGATCTTAAGGAGCCCTTTGAGCAAAAGCTGCTTGAACATGGCCGTGAAATCCACGAAACAAATTGCGCTTCCTGTCATTCTTCTCCAAAATGGGCAGCTGCAGGATATGCTCTGGCCAATATTCTAAATCCAATAGCCTTAAGCCTGGACAGGGCAAAAGGCCCCAACATTCTATGGTATATTCATATACTGGTCTGCTTTTTCGGGCTGGCATATCTTCCGTTCAGCAAAATGTTTCACATAATCGCCGGCCCCATAAGTTTACTTACCAATGCTGTTATGGAAAAGGAAAGCTCACATCCTGCAAATATTGCGACAAGACAGGTGATGGAGCTGGATGCATGTACCCATTGCGGAACCTGCAGCCTTGGATGTTCCGCTGCAACGGCATTTGACGCTTTGGGCAATGAAAATATTCTGCCGTCGGAAAAGATGGTTTCTCTAAAGAGTTTAATTGCCGGGCAAAAACTAAGTTCTGAAAAGATGAAAGCCGTCCAGGAGGGGATTTGCCTTTGCACGAATTGCGATCGATGCACCGTGGTTTGTCCTGTAGGAATCAATCTTAAGGAATTATGGCTTAACGTGCGAGAGGATTTAATCCAAAAAGGATATCCTGAACCGCTGCTCCTTTCCCCCTTTTCTTTTGCCAGAGGCTTAAACCGTTATGATATACCGGCTGACAAGTATTATAAACCTGTTGAGGCCGCAAAACAGGCAGTGGCAGGAAAATTTGATTCGCTGATTAAGCAAAGCCCTCTGGTTCTCAATGGTGGGGGTATCAAGGAATTTAATCAACTATCCAAAGACAATACATTTGCATATTGCTTTAGCTGCCGGAACTGCACCAGCATATGTCCCGTGGTATGCAGTTTTGATAAACCTGAAGAGGCGCTGGGACTGCTGCCGCATCAAATTATGCGCTGTCTCGGCCTTGGCCTTGTTGAAATGGCATCAGGCGCAAGCATGATATGGAACTGTTCGACCTGTTATCAATGCCAGGAACACTGTCCACAGAACGTAAATGTCACGGATCTTTTTTTTCAATTGAAAAATATAGCTGTCAAAAATGTAAAAAAAGCATCAAACGAAAAAGAATTATCACAACGACATGAAACTTAA
- a CDS encoding CoB--CoM heterodisulfide reductase iron-sulfur subunit B family protein, translating into MIKYALFLGCNIPARVSWYEDSSRAVLKNLGVELIDIRGFNCCGYPLKNIDQRAYILSSAKNLALAEKQGLNILTLCKCCFGSLKKVEYLLKEDSNLRQDINRLLADSGLKYEGNIAVKHFLSVLYHDVGIDAIKSRLSGSYKDLRIAAHYGCHALRPSRITRFDDPVAPTIFDELVEITGAISVDWPQKLECCGAPLTGINDDISINLTKKKVLDAKKSGADYLCTACPFCHLQFDTIQKKVASNNGNSEYLAPVLYSQLLGLCMGIDQETLGINKNKLDINEIKSFIDSATDPHRPT; encoded by the coding sequence ATGATCAAATATGCATTATTTTTGGGATGCAATATACCGGCAAGGGTAAGCTGGTATGAAGATTCTTCCAGAGCGGTTTTAAAGAACCTGGGCGTGGAGCTGATTGACATCCGAGGCTTTAACTGCTGCGGCTATCCCCTGAAAAATATCGACCAAAGAGCATATATTCTGTCTTCAGCAAAAAACCTGGCATTGGCTGAAAAGCAAGGCCTGAACATACTGACTCTGTGCAAATGCTGTTTCGGAAGCCTGAAAAAGGTTGAATATCTTCTCAAAGAGGATTCAAATCTGCGGCAGGATATAAACCGCTTGCTCGCTGATAGTGGCTTGAAATATGAGGGCAACATCGCTGTAAAACATTTTCTTTCGGTCCTTTATCATGATGTGGGTATTGATGCCATAAAAAGCAGGTTGTCCGGTTCATATAAAGATCTCAGAATCGCCGCCCATTATGGATGCCATGCCCTGCGTCCCAGCAGAATCACCCGGTTTGACGATCCAGTTGCGCCAACTATATTTGATGAGCTGGTGGAGATAACCGGCGCCATATCTGTTGACTGGCCCCAAAAACTGGAATGCTGCGGAGCCCCTTTAACAGGCATAAATGATGATATCTCGATTAATTTGACAAAAAAGAAGGTGTTGGATGCTAAAAAATCAGGCGCCGACTACCTGTGCACTGCCTGTCCGTTCTGCCATCTGCAATTCGATACTATTCAAAAGAAGGTGGCTTCTAACAACGGAAACAGCGAATATCTTGCCCCTGTTCTTTATTCCCAGCTTCTTGGGCTGTGCATGGGCATTGATCAGGAGACTCTTGGAATCAATAAAAACAAACTTGATATCAACGAAATTAAATCTTTTATAGATTCAGCCACAGACCCACATAGACCCACATAA